In the genome of Desulfuromonas sp. DDH964, one region contains:
- a CDS encoding caspase family protein, whose translation MRGRVHLLAMLLGCLVLAGCATLEVASVKPQPPDMQIRKKYPVKAALLIPRSTLDLNSMTQLPNSCWGSLEVTKYPFGNSFREILTGTFSQLFDSVEVISGFSADESFDLVIEANLTFLGYKLGCGADPGLFFQADGKVKLYDSQYREIWSGYQGSVKEGIHQSWKGPDQVDTDIGNMLATLAGRLAQELTMSPQLASFLLNRNQHQESYAAVAVRSASPAAVIRSDVDELPTVEPLLDRNAYALVIGIERYRQQLPAADFAVHDAEMVAKYLTGVLGYPEENVVTLTNDHAALGDFVKYFEKWLPNQVESGGKVFVYFSGHGAPDPKSGAAYLVPYDGDPAFIAETGYSLKRMYAALGKLPAAEIIVALDSCFSGAGGRSVIAKGARAITLNLKATAPPPANMTVLAASSGEQMSSTYAEKGHGLFTYYLLKGIKNEDVVAPSGKLRIDDLFAYLQPQVERVARKQFNNEQTPQLIGAGK comes from the coding sequence ATGAGAGGACGGGTTCATCTGCTGGCGATGTTGCTGGGTTGTCTGGTTCTGGCCGGCTGCGCCACGCTGGAAGTTGCGTCGGTCAAGCCGCAGCCACCCGATATGCAAATCCGCAAGAAATACCCGGTCAAGGCTGCCCTCCTTATCCCCCGCTCTACCCTCGATCTCAACTCCATGACCCAGTTGCCGAACAGCTGCTGGGGGAGCCTTGAGGTGACCAAATACCCGTTTGGCAATTCCTTTCGAGAAATTCTCACCGGAACTTTCTCCCAACTCTTTGACAGCGTCGAGGTAATCAGCGGGTTCTCCGCCGATGAGTCTTTCGATCTCGTCATAGAGGCGAACCTGACCTTCCTCGGCTACAAGCTCGGGTGCGGCGCGGATCCGGGGTTGTTTTTCCAGGCAGACGGCAAGGTCAAGCTCTATGACAGCCAGTATCGGGAGATCTGGTCGGGCTACCAGGGATCAGTCAAGGAGGGAATCCACCAGTCTTGGAAGGGACCGGATCAGGTCGATACAGACATTGGTAACATGCTCGCCACTTTGGCTGGGAGGCTCGCCCAGGAGCTGACCATGTCCCCGCAGCTTGCCAGCTTCCTGTTGAACCGTAATCAGCATCAGGAGAGCTATGCCGCGGTCGCGGTGCGCAGTGCTTCACCGGCTGCCGTCATCCGTTCGGATGTTGATGAATTGCCCACCGTCGAACCACTGCTGGACCGAAACGCCTATGCCTTGGTGATTGGCATCGAACGCTATCGGCAGCAGCTTCCCGCTGCTGACTTCGCGGTTCACGACGCCGAGATGGTCGCCAAGTATCTCACCGGCGTGCTCGGCTACCCGGAAGAGAACGTCGTCACCCTCACCAACGACCACGCCGCCCTCGGCGACTTCGTCAAATACTTTGAAAAGTGGCTACCGAACCAGGTCGAGTCAGGGGGGAAGGTATTCGTTTATTTCTCCGGCCACGGTGCGCCGGATCCGAAGAGCGGAGCGGCCTACCTCGTCCCCTATGACGGCGACCCGGCCTTCATCGCCGAGACCGGCTACTCCCTGAAGCGGATGTACGCCGCCCTCGGCAAGCTGCCGGCGGCGGAAATCATCGTCGCCCTCGATTCCTGCTTCTCCGGGGCGGGCGGGCGCTCGGTGATCGCCAAAGGGGCGCGGGCTATTACCCTCAACCTTAAGGCGACCGCGCCGCCGCCCGCGAACATGACAGTCCTGGCGGCATCCAGTGGCGAACAGATGAGCTCGACCTACGCCGAGAAGGGGCACGGCCTCTTCACCTATTACCTGCTCAAGGGGATCAAGAACGAAGACGTGGTCGCTCCGAGCGGCAAGCTGCGCATCGACGATCTCTTCGCCTACCTGCAACCACAGGTGGAACGGGTGGCGCGCAAGCAGTTCAATAACGAGCAGACGCCGCAGCTGATTGGGGCTGGCAAATGA
- a CDS encoding response regulator — MAITILIAEDNESVAKAVGGLLERNGFAVTRAADGVTALGMIVRTPPDLLLLDLKLPGLHGVELLKKLRQSPRTRDLPVVVISGIYRGDRYVQAARALGVSHYLEKPFRAAALLAAIQEMLSAAGRPATAPPAATEEPRNNIPPAGETPTAVPAAVEPSPHPAPFDQHLLRAFRERFSGNLRFHYADGERTLTFVNGSPVALRPGFTAANFGDYLRQRGKISAEEYAFYTSSGGERHDTLVQLGCLDYPGLLEEKLGYLSNELLAGFARPPVTIGIEPMPAPDFLQVVTINVPRLIYQGYHRTPPRERLRRFLAECGSHYIAPGGDYYRYINFLPLSEEERQALLKIDGSRTLFALLDRREGLLPLVQTLQSFDMLQFAPAPLTPAGPGPIPLRTLFNAIQEDDEEDAAPEEETLESFADVVEAEGSAELPTPAQAPPDDERYEFALAKKVRQMASDLKGKNYYEIFNLTPARFSFDKVKERYFAITREFGPDALMRLVGEEAAMVQDILATVANAYDTLSDVVKKERYDELLGSERVGLGQKGDDRFQAQVQSQSGKVFIEMEEWDNAEKALQDACNIEPQNGDYLAHLGWAIYRNPKNGNSRAMMEKAKQLVNRALTLERTADGYAFKGWMLLDAGQDSLAEGDFNKALKLDARHGLARRGLRTLLDRREQEKKGLFRRMFS, encoded by the coding sequence ATGGCCATCACGATCCTGATTGCCGAAGACAACGAATCGGTCGCCAAGGCCGTCGGCGGCCTGCTGGAGCGCAACGGTTTTGCGGTGACCCGGGCGGCCGACGGCGTCACCGCCCTCGGCATGATTGTTCGGACTCCGCCCGACCTGCTCCTGCTCGACCTCAAGCTTCCGGGCCTGCACGGCGTCGAGCTGCTCAAAAAGCTGCGCCAGAGCCCCCGGACCCGGGACCTGCCGGTGGTCGTCATCAGCGGCATCTACCGTGGCGACAGGTACGTCCAGGCCGCCCGGGCTCTCGGGGTCAGCCACTACCTCGAAAAACCGTTTCGCGCCGCCGCACTCCTTGCAGCCATTCAGGAAATGCTCAGCGCAGCCGGCCGCCCCGCCACAGCGCCCCCTGCCGCAACAGAAGAACCGCGGAACAATATTCCACCTGCCGGCGAAACCCCGACCGCGGTGCCAGCGGCGGTCGAACCTTCACCTCATCCCGCCCCCTTCGACCAGCATCTTCTGCGCGCCTTTCGGGAGCGGTTCAGCGGCAACCTCCGGTTCCACTACGCGGACGGCGAACGGACGCTGACCTTTGTCAATGGGTCCCCGGTCGCCTTGCGGCCGGGATTCACGGCGGCCAATTTCGGCGATTACCTGCGCCAGCGCGGCAAGATCTCGGCCGAGGAGTACGCTTTCTACACCAGCAGCGGCGGCGAGCGCCACGATACCCTGGTCCAGCTCGGCTGTCTCGATTACCCGGGGCTCCTCGAGGAGAAGCTCGGCTACCTTTCCAACGAACTCCTCGCCGGCTTCGCCCGGCCGCCAGTGACTATCGGGATCGAGCCAATGCCCGCTCCCGACTTCCTTCAGGTCGTCACCATCAACGTGCCGCGGCTGATCTACCAGGGGTATCACCGGACTCCGCCCCGGGAGCGGTTGCGCCGCTTTCTTGCCGAATGCGGAAGCCACTATATCGCCCCCGGCGGTGACTACTATCGCTACATCAACTTCCTCCCCCTCAGCGAGGAGGAACGCCAGGCGCTGCTCAAGATCGACGGCTCCCGCACCCTTTTCGCCCTTCTCGATCGCCGCGAAGGGCTGCTCCCGCTGGTGCAGACCCTGCAGTCGTTCGACATGCTCCAGTTCGCCCCGGCACCCCTGACTCCGGCCGGCCCCGGGCCGATCCCCCTGCGCACCCTCTTCAACGCCATCCAGGAGGATGACGAGGAGGATGCGGCGCCGGAAGAAGAGACGCTGGAGAGCTTTGCCGACGTGGTCGAAGCGGAAGGGTCGGCGGAACTGCCGACACCGGCGCAGGCCCCTCCGGACGATGAGCGTTACGAGTTCGCCCTGGCGAAAAAAGTCCGGCAGATGGCGAGCGACCTGAAGGGGAAGAACTACTATGAGATCTTCAACCTCACTCCAGCCCGTTTCAGCTTCGACAAGGTCAAGGAAAGGTACTTCGCCATTACCCGCGAATTCGGTCCCGATGCCCTGATGCGCCTCGTCGGTGAGGAAGCGGCCATGGTTCAGGACATCCTCGCCACCGTCGCCAACGCCTACGACACCCTCTCCGACGTGGTCAAGAAGGAGCGCTACGACGAACTGCTCGGCTCCGAGCGGGTCGGCCTCGGCCAGAAGGGGGACGACCGCTTTCAGGCCCAGGTCCAGTCCCAGTCGGGGAAGGTCTTTATCGAGATGGAGGAGTGGGACAACGCGGAAAAGGCCCTGCAGGACGCCTGTAACATCGAACCTCAGAACGGTGATTACCTGGCCCACCTCGGCTGGGCCATTTATCGCAATCCGAAGAATGGCAACAGCCGGGCGATGATGGAGAAGGCCAAGCAGCTGGTCAATCGCGCCCTGACCCTGGAGCGCACTGCCGACGGCTATGCCTTCAAGGGGTGGATGCTCCTCGATGCCGGCCAGGATTCCCTGGCAGAAGGGGACTTCAACAAGGCGCTCAAGCTCGACGCCCGCCACGGCCTCGCCCGGCGCGGTCTGCGCACCCTCCTCGATCGCCGCGAGCAGGAGAAGAAGGGGCTCTTCCGCCGCATGTTCAGCTGA
- the mltG gene encoding endolytic transglycosylase MltG, whose amino-acid sequence MSRRTALLLFALLLPLLIGTLLIGQFLLTPITPPPGTEVTVHRGAPFATIARTLAANGVVSEALPLQLLARWRSAGNRVQAGTYRFSNAATPGEILDRLVAGDVLRTTLTIPEGWTLREIAARIEAKGLADAREILRLGQDASFVHTLGIPAGSLEGYLFPETYSLAAGTSPEAILQMMVAEFRRRLTPELIAAAREQGLDEHQLVTLASIVQKEAGSETEMPLIAAVFSNRLQRRMPLQADPTVIYGITDFDGNLTRAHLAAKTPYNTYRIAGLPPGPIASPGSAALTAAAHPAAVDYLYFVARGDGSHAFSATLAEHNRAVRRYQLHR is encoded by the coding sequence ATGAGCCGACGAACCGCCCTCCTCCTCTTCGCCCTGCTGCTGCCGCTTCTGATCGGCACCCTGCTGATCGGGCAATTTTTGTTGACGCCGATCACGCCACCGCCCGGGACCGAGGTTACGGTCCACCGCGGCGCACCCTTCGCCACCATCGCCCGCACCCTGGCCGCCAACGGCGTTGTCAGCGAGGCCCTGCCGTTGCAACTCCTGGCCCGCTGGCGCAGCGCCGGCAACCGGGTGCAGGCCGGAACCTACCGCTTCAGCAACGCAGCGACGCCGGGGGAAATCCTCGACCGGCTGGTGGCGGGAGATGTCCTGCGGACCACCCTGACCATCCCCGAGGGGTGGACCCTGCGGGAAATCGCAGCCCGGATTGAAGCCAAGGGGCTCGCCGATGCCCGGGAGATTTTACGCCTCGGTCAGGACGCCAGCTTTGTCCATACCCTCGGCATTCCGGCCGGGAGCCTCGAGGGCTACCTTTTTCCGGAGACCTACAGCCTGGCCGCGGGCACTTCACCCGAGGCTATCCTGCAGATGATGGTCGCGGAATTTCGCCGCCGCCTCACCCCGGAACTGATTGCGGCCGCCCGGGAGCAGGGGCTCGACGAACACCAGCTGGTGACACTGGCATCGATCGTGCAAAAAGAGGCAGGCAGTGAGACCGAGATGCCGCTGATCGCCGCCGTATTCAGCAACCGCCTGCAGCGCCGGATGCCGCTGCAGGCCGACCCGACGGTGATCTACGGGATTACCGATTTCGACGGCAACCTGACCCGCGCGCATCTGGCCGCAAAGACGCCCTACAATACCTATCGCATCGCCGGTTTGCCGCCAGGGCCGATCGCCAGCCCCGGCAGCGCGGCCCTGACCGCGGCGGCCCATCCGGCAGCGGTCGACTATCTTTACTTTGTCGCCCGCGGCGACGGCAGCCACGCCTTCTCCGCGACCCTGGCCGAACACAACCGGGCGGTTCGCCGCTATCAGCTGCACCGCTGA
- a CDS encoding caspase family protein — protein MDDLPPGAVKSLPNAYAIVVGIEHYRQKLPPADFAIADARTVTTYLTKVLGYPEENVVTLLNDRASNVDLAKYFEKWLPNNVEPGATVFVYYSGHGAPNPKTGDAYLVPYDGDPAFIDETGYSLKRMYAALGKLPAKSIVVALDSCFSGAGGRSVIAQGTRSITLNLKAQTPAAQNMTVLAASSGEQTSSTYAEKGHGLFTYFLLKGIKNEDVIAADGTLRLDDLFAYLSPQVERVARRQFNNEQTPQWIGAIK, from the coding sequence GTGGACGACTTACCGCCGGGAGCGGTCAAATCACTGCCCAACGCCTACGCTATTGTCGTCGGCATCGAACACTATCGGCAGAAGCTCCCCCCTGCTGATTTCGCTATCGCCGATGCGCGGACCGTGACCACCTATCTTACCAAGGTTCTCGGCTACCCCGAAGAAAACGTGGTGACCCTTCTCAACGACCGCGCCAGCAACGTCGATCTCGCCAAATACTTCGAAAAATGGCTACCGAACAACGTCGAGCCCGGCGCGACGGTCTTTGTCTACTACTCCGGCCATGGCGCGCCCAATCCCAAGACCGGCGACGCCTATCTGGTCCCCTACGATGGCGATCCCGCTTTCATCGACGAGACCGGCTATTCGCTGAAACGGATGTATGCTGCACTGGGCAAGTTGCCGGCAAAGTCCATCGTTGTCGCCCTCGATTCCTGCTTCTCCGGTGCCGGTGGTCGCTCGGTCATCGCCCAGGGGACCCGGTCGATTACCCTGAATTTAAAAGCGCAGACCCCTGCGGCTCAGAATATGACGGTGCTGGCGGCATCCAGTGGTGAACAGACCAGTTCCACCTACGCCGAGAAGGGGCACGGCCTCTTCACCTACTTCCTTCTCAAAGGAATCAAGAACGAGGATGTCATTGCTGCTGACGGCACCCTGCGCCTCGACGATCTCTTCGCTTACCTCAGCCCGCAGGTCGAGCGAGTGGCGCGCAGGCAGTTTAACAATGAGCAGACGCCGCAATGGATCGGGGCGATCAAGTAA
- a CDS encoding caspase family protein, with amino-acid sequence MKRLTPPPGKALLYVYRGFSPAGAAVVAEPEVDGQRLGGLAPRNFLVAQLEPGKHLYKRGSSGIPLYAKAGETYFIEATVSGGDAQVAEAAARKKLAGCTLIYESDEPIVIGQTRAQPAAPPSATGAPPPVITSDVDELPVVRRPERANAYAVVIGIENYRQNLPAAPFARHDAETVTAYLIETLGYPEEHVVTLTNDRAAKSDFEKYFEKWLPNQVEPGATLFVYYSGHGAPNSKSGDAYLVPYDGDPAFLEETGYSLKRLYAALGRLPAKEITVALDACFSGAGGRSVIAQGTRSIALNLKAQTPLAGNLTVLAASSGEQTSSTYAEKGHGLFTYFLLKGIKNEEVVMADGTLRLDDLFAYLQPQVERVARREYNNEQTPQLIGVGRLTPTGTGISP; translated from the coding sequence ATGAAACGCCTGACCCCGCCGCCGGGGAAGGCGCTGCTCTATGTTTACCGTGGGTTTTCCCCCGCTGGCGCGGCGGTTGTGGCTGAGCCGGAGGTGGATGGTCAAAGGCTGGGTGGCCTGGCACCCAGGAATTTCCTGGTGGCCCAACTGGAACCGGGAAAGCATTTGTACAAACGCGGCAGCAGCGGCATTCCCCTGTATGCCAAGGCTGGAGAGACCTACTTTATCGAGGCGACGGTCTCCGGGGGAGATGCCCAGGTCGCAGAGGCGGCAGCCCGCAAGAAGTTGGCGGGTTGCACGCTCATCTACGAGAGCGACGAGCCGATCGTGATCGGGCAGACCAGGGCGCAACCAGCGGCCCCTCCCTCGGCCACAGGGGCACCGCCCCCCGTCATCACCTCGGATGTCGATGAACTGCCGGTCGTCCGGCGGCCCGAGCGTGCCAACGCCTACGCGGTGGTCATCGGTATCGAAAACTACCGGCAGAATCTTCCAGCTGCCCCCTTTGCCCGGCATGACGCCGAAACGGTCACCGCCTATCTGATCGAGACCCTCGGCTATCCTGAAGAACATGTCGTCACCCTGACCAACGATCGGGCCGCCAAAAGCGACTTTGAAAAATATTTCGAAAAGTGGCTTCCCAACCAGGTCGAGCCCGGCGCCACCCTCTTTGTCTACTACTCCGGTCACGGCGCGCCGAATTCAAAGAGCGGAGATGCTTACCTCGTCCCCTACGACGGCGATCCGGCTTTTCTCGAAGAGACCGGTTACTCGCTGAAACGCCTCTATGCCGCCCTTGGCAGACTCCCGGCGAAAGAGATCACCGTCGCCCTCGATGCCTGCTTCTCCGGGGCCGGTGGGCGCTCGGTCATCGCCCAGGGGACCCGCTCCATCGCGCTCAACTTGAAAGCGCAGACGCCGCTGGCTGGAAACCTGACCGTCCTCGCGGCGTCGAGCGGCGAACAGACCAGCTCGACCTACGCCGAGAAAGGACACGGCCTCTTTACCTACTTCCTGCTCAAGGGGATCAAGAACGAAGAGGTGGTCATGGCGGATGGTACCCTGCGTCTCGACGACCTCTTCGCCTACCTGCAGCCGCAGGTGGAGAGGGTGGCCCGCAGGGAGTACAACAACGAGCAGACACCGCAACTGATCGGGGTAGGGCGCCTGACGCCAACCGGGACGGGCATATCGCCGTAA